DNA from Streptomyces luteogriseus:
TCCGCAGGACACTGCAGTGGCTGAGTCAGGTCCGCGGCTGACGACCGCCCGGGGCGAGGCGCGGCGGTGCCGGAAGTCCCGGTGAATCGTTGGTCGAATGGGTTGGCCAGAGCTTGCCCGATGCCTACCATCGATCATCGCAAGACCTTGTGCACCGTCGCACAATCTCCTCGGGAGGTTCCCTTGCACCGCCGCCGTCGCACCGCGCTCGTCCTCACCGCAGCGATCGCCGCCGCGGCGCCCCTTCTCACGGCCTGCGGCAACGACGCGCATCCCGGCGCGGCAGCCGTGGTGGGAGGCCAGCGGATCACCGTCTCCCAGCTGGACGAGAGGGTCGGCGAGGTTCGCGCGGCCCAGCGGGCGGCCGTGGCGGACGAGGCGCAGTACCAGCAGGCCATCGCCAGGACCGGCACCCTCACCCGCGACACCCTGCACACCATGGTCCTGGACCGGGTGCTGCACCGCGCCGCCGAGAACGCCGGAGTGTCCGTCTCCCGCAAGGAGATCCAGGCGATGCGGTCCGGCCTGGAACAGCAGGCCGGCGGCGCGAAGGCGCTGGAGACGACCTGGCTCCAGCAGTACGGCATCCCGCCGCAGCGCCTCGACGAGAACCTCCGGCTCCAGCTGGAGGCCCAGAAGCTCGCCGAGAAGCTCGGCACGAACACCGACCGTCCCGAGTTCTGGAAGGCCCTCTCCGACGCCTCCAAGGACCTGAACGTCGACCTCAACCCGCGCTACGGCACCTGGGACGTCCAGAAGAGCAGCCGCGCCGACGCCAAGACGCCGTGGGTGCGGGACGTCACGGCGGCACAGACGCAGCAGGGCATGTAGGACGCCCGGCCGCCGGGCTCTGTGGACAACCTGACCTCCTGAGCCTGTGGACAACCCGGGCTCAGAAGGCTGTGGACAACCCGGGCTCGGGACCCTGTGGACAACTTCGGGCGCCGTCGGCGGCGTGGGATAGCTTCGAACCGTGAACGCCAACAGCCCCGAAGTCACCCCGGGCCCCGAGCGGACCGCCCCCGACGCGGCCGCCGCCCCCGGCCGCATCGTCCTGCTCACCACCAGCCACCGCGTCGCCCCCGGTCTGCTCTCCTGGCCCGCCTGGCAGGCCCTGCACGCGGCCGACCGGGTGCTGTGCGCGGACGGCACGCACCCGCAGCTGCCGTATCTGCGCGAGGCGGGGATCACCGTCGACGAGGCGTCCCCGACCGCGCAAGAGCTGGTCGACGCCTGCGCCGGCGGACACACGCTGGTCGTGGTCGCGACCGGCGAGGGTGAACCGGTCCTGACGGACGGCCTGGCCCGCCTCGCCGGCACCGGCCGCATCGCCATGCCCGAGCTGGAGCTGCTGCCCGCCTCCTACGACCTGCCGGGCGCCCGGCTCCTCGACCTCGTCCAGGTCATGGACCGTATCCGCGCCGAATGCCCCTGGTCCTCCCGGCAGACCCACGAGGGCCTGGCCAAGTACGGCATCGAGGAGGCGTACGAACTCGTCGAGGCGATCGAGGAGGGCGACCGCGACGAACTGCGCGAGGAGCTCGGCGACGTCCTCCTCCAGGTCGTCTTCCACGCCCGCATCGCGGAGGAGGGCCGCCCGGAGGACGGTGAGGAGCCCTTCTCCATCGACGACGTGGCCGGTGGCATCGTCGCCAAGCTGATCCACCGCCATCCGCATGTCTTCGGTGACGCGACCGCCACCACCCCCGAGGAGGTCAAGGAGCACTGGCTGCGCACCAAGGCGGTCGAGAAGCAGCGCACCTCGATCACCGAGGGCATCCCCCTCGGCCAGCCCGGTCTGGCCCTCGCCGCCAAGCTGGCCTCCCGCGTCCGCACGGCGGGCCTGGAGATACCGCTCCCACCCGTCGAGGGCATCGGCTACGACCTCCTGGCCCTGGCCGTCCGCGCCGAGTCGGAGGGCGTCGACCCGGAAGCGGCCCTGAGAGCGGCGGCCCGCGCGTACCGGGACACGATCAGGGACGCCGAGGGCTGAGCGGGCCGGGGACGGAGCCCGGGGCTGCCGGTAGCCGGAGGACGGATACGGTCGAGGCGTGACCGACCAGCCCCAGCCCCGCACTCCCACGACCGCTCCCGACCTCTTCACCTGGGAGTTCGCGAGCGACCCCTACCCCGCGTACGCCTGGCTCCGCGAGCACAGCCCCGTCCACAGGACGCGGCTCCCCAGCGGTGTGGAGGCCTGGCTGGTCACGCGGTACGCCGACGCCAAGCAGACGCTCGCCGACCACCGGCTCTCCAAGAACCCCGCGCACCACGACGAACCGGCGCACGCCAAGGGCAAGACCGGGATCCCCGGGGAGCGCAAGGCCGAGCTGATGACCCATCTGCTCAACATCGACCCGCCGGACCACACCCGGCTGCGACGGCTGGTGTCCAAGGCGTTCACCCCCCGCCGGGTCGCCGAGTTCGCGCCGCGGGTGCAGGAGCTCACCGACACCCTCATCGACGGGTTCGCGGACAAGGGGGCCGCCGACCTGATCCACGAGTTCGCGTTCCCGCTCCCCATCTACGCCATCTGTGACCTGCTCGGCGTCCCGCGCGAGGACCAGGACGACTTCCGCGACTGGGCGGGCATGATGATCCGTCACCAGGGCGGCCCCAGGGGAGGCGTCGCGCGGTCCGTGAAGAAGATGCGCGGCTACCTCGCCGACCTCATCCACCGCAAGCGGGAGGCGCTGCCTGCGCAAGCCGCCCCCGGCGAGGACCTCATCTCCGGTCTCATCCGCGCCTCCGACCACGGCGAGCACCTCACCGAGAACGAGGCGGCGGCCATGGCCTTCATCCTGCTGTTCGCCGGTTTCGAGACGACCGTGAACCTGATCGGCAACGGCACCTACGCCCTCCTCACCCACCCCGAGCAGCGCACACGGCTCCAGGCGTCCCTCGCCGCCGGGGAGAGCGGCCTCCTGGAGACCGGCGTCGAGGAGCTCCTCCGCTACGACGGCCCGGTCGAACTCGCCACCTGGCGCTTCGCCACGCAGCCCCTCACCCTCGGCGGGCAGCGCATCGGGGCCGGCGACCCCGTCCTCGTCGTCCTGGCCGCCGCGGACCGGGACCCGGAGCGGTTCGCCGATCCGGACGTGCTGGACCTCTCCCGACGTGACAACCAACACCTCGGGTACGGCCACGGCATCCACTACTGCCTCGGCGCCCCGCTCGCCCGCCTGGAGGGCCAGACCGCGCTCGCCACCCTGCTCACCCGGCTCCCTGACCTCCGGCTCGCCGCGGATCCGGCCGAGCTGCGGTGGCGCGGCGGCCTCATCATGCGAGGGCTGCGCACGCTGCCGGTGGAGTTCGCACCGGCATGACGTGACGAAACATCAGACCTGTGATCTTCACGTGATCTGCGCGGCATGAACTTGTGACAAGTGATCGTCTGCCGATACGTTCACCCATCAACGCGGCGGGGAATCACGCAGCGTTGCTCACTGCTGTCTCGCGAAAGGTCTCCGTATGCTCTCCGGGAACGGTCGGCACCGCCGCCCCCGTCAGGCTCCGGCTCTCCTCGTGGCGGCCGGCGTGACCGGCTCCGCCATCGCGATCCCGCTCCTCGGGGCCTCCGGCGCCAGTGCGGCCGACGGCACGACCTGGGACCGGGTCGCGGACTGCGAGACCGGCGGTGCGTGGAGCCAGAACAGCGGCAACGGCTATTACGGCGGCCTGCAGTTGTCCCAGGAGGACTGGGAGAACCACGGCGGCCTCGACTACGCCGCGAGCGCGGACCTGGCCAGCCGCTCCCAGCAGATAGCCGTGGCCGAGAGAATCCTCGCCGACCAGGGGGTCGGCGCGTGGCGCACCTGCGGACTGCTCTCCGGGCTCGAGCAGGGCAAGGACTCGGACTCCGACGCGTCCGGTTCATCCGATTCGTCCGGCCCGACGGACTCGCCCGGCCTGCTCGACTCGCTCGGGTCGTCGCCTTCGGCAAGTCCGTCCTCGTCCCCGTCGTCGTCCGACTCGCCGTCGGATGAGGAGGATGAAAAGGCTAAGTCGGACAAGTCGCCTGAATCTTCCGACTCCACAGAGCGGGATCAGCGGTCCGGCAGCTCTCCGTCGGCCACCCCCGGGAGTGGCAAGTCCGGTAAGTCGCGGCAGAGTGACGACTCCTCGGAGCTGACCGACACCGGATCCGGCCGTCACCGCGGCCCCAGTGCCGACGAAACCCTCCCGTCCGACAGCGGCCGCGCGGACGAGTCCACGGGCCGTCACGCCTCGCGCGGCGACGCGGGCTC
Protein-coding regions in this window:
- a CDS encoding SurA N-terminal domain-containing protein, which gives rise to MHRRRRTALVLTAAIAAAAPLLTACGNDAHPGAAAVVGGQRITVSQLDERVGEVRAAQRAAVADEAQYQQAIARTGTLTRDTLHTMVLDRVLHRAAENAGVSVSRKEIQAMRSGLEQQAGGAKALETTWLQQYGIPPQRLDENLRLQLEAQKLAEKLGTNTDRPEFWKALSDASKDLNVDLNPRYGTWDVQKSSRADAKTPWVRDVTAAQTQQGM
- a CDS encoding nucleoside triphosphate pyrophosphohydrolase yields the protein MNANSPEVTPGPERTAPDAAAAPGRIVLLTTSHRVAPGLLSWPAWQALHAADRVLCADGTHPQLPYLREAGITVDEASPTAQELVDACAGGHTLVVVATGEGEPVLTDGLARLAGTGRIAMPELELLPASYDLPGARLLDLVQVMDRIRAECPWSSRQTHEGLAKYGIEEAYELVEAIEEGDRDELREELGDVLLQVVFHARIAEEGRPEDGEEPFSIDDVAGGIVAKLIHRHPHVFGDATATTPEEVKEHWLRTKAVEKQRTSITEGIPLGQPGLALAAKLASRVRTAGLEIPLPPVEGIGYDLLALAVRAESEGVDPEAALRAAARAYRDTIRDAEG
- a CDS encoding cytochrome P450 family protein — encoded protein: MTDQPQPRTPTTAPDLFTWEFASDPYPAYAWLREHSPVHRTRLPSGVEAWLVTRYADAKQTLADHRLSKNPAHHDEPAHAKGKTGIPGERKAELMTHLLNIDPPDHTRLRRLVSKAFTPRRVAEFAPRVQELTDTLIDGFADKGAADLIHEFAFPLPIYAICDLLGVPREDQDDFRDWAGMMIRHQGGPRGGVARSVKKMRGYLADLIHRKREALPAQAAPGEDLISGLIRASDHGEHLTENEAAAMAFILLFAGFETTVNLIGNGTYALLTHPEQRTRLQASLAAGESGLLETGVEELLRYDGPVELATWRFATQPLTLGGQRIGAGDPVLVVLAAADRDPERFADPDVLDLSRRDNQHLGYGHGIHYCLGAPLARLEGQTALATLLTRLPDLRLAADPAELRWRGGLIMRGLRTLPVEFAPA
- a CDS encoding LysM peptidoglycan-binding domain-containing protein, which gives rise to MLSGNGRHRRPRQAPALLVAAGVTGSAIAIPLLGASGASAADGTTWDRVADCETGGAWSQNSGNGYYGGLQLSQEDWENHGGLDYAASADLASRSQQIAVAERILADQGVGAWRTCGLLSGLEQGKDSDSDASGSSDSSGPTDSPGLLDSLGSSPSASPSSSPSSSDSPSDEEDEKAKSDKSPESSDSTERDQRSGSSPSATPGSGKSGKSRQSDDSSELTDTGSGRHRGPSADETLPSDSGRADESTGRHASRGDAGSDEGSVDPAQGDYIVGVGDSLWSIADSLDVSGGWHALYDGNEKAVGTDPNLIHPGQKLAVEGEGDEK